A window of Pseudophryne corroboree isolate aPseCor3 chromosome 12, aPseCor3.hap2, whole genome shotgun sequence contains these coding sequences:
- the ANKRD35 gene encoding ankyrin repeat domain-containing protein 35 isoform X4, which produces MKKIFSCSTSQFPVDKWDKHDQKLLEAVEKGDAKKVTSLLSKKPIRATKTGPNGQSAFHLAASKGLVDCMSVIISHKVEINAKTDDGCTALHLASSNCHPECVKLLLQRGAHEDSIDFHSRTPLHCAATSGCVSSVLLLCNAEDTILDAVDDDGRTPLMIAALRNHPTVCSLLLDRGAELDHADREKKTALILACEKDNIQAAETLITKGADPRLKDSKGYDPLYYANLSRDGALKKLIQTALDRRKNEQSARSAENLSASKQTPSKEHELVNIWKKRYDEEQKRGVWLQGELMMKTQELETLSNENSRIRELAGTLDGLLDDQTETPGAKAEEYHISDTCNLLTRVLEQVKSFQDRQAEERNLQEDKIKALNDRTTETEKLEERHREEMRHLQGQASAAREREESARRRVTELEGHLENMREVMSQFEKRKRIQSAVVEDLQEQISEVMCEKEELLVVLQKLQGKEEKAKTVHTKRLDNGQSLPDNHVLNELLKKLKSDCVNVEIRPGNEVSNRGSSYVPKEVLQKNVDYWKTTIPAIENYITNIERPKDNLATATSGNTDSGLGNSPTGKQNNGHITMRMSTKANLPVEANVPCLQNDLTYHTKSTTNQLNSIPSQVNEQDSSCAKNTEPSKQAELEAELSSLKVTHDKLLTQMDLVIQEKQNLEEGLLALQESMQSQFVMRQEMEIRCKDYKHQISALSDELLAEQEKLKKLNIRLEAQKEEMVMLQDSFPTEIIREESNRVVKTFSSDVLEELYWNVGTLVRKYNELTQQAAALQKKNQKLLDYQVQTISMTEHKNILNEIKNELHTKVRETEDLKQRLFQVMGSMVELKEQLAAQTSNSFSRQEVENSLADLERVVTALKEENEECQLALDGKCKEILVLKQQLEQEAEERQALRHKEANAKQEFERVRHGLDIQLQELREEVQELSVKYMETSKVADNCKGMLASERDKVKFLEEKVSTLTKEAEQLKIKSQKYEQEKCHLSEKCDHLSRTSQEKQEKMEESMKELESLTKVIDQHQRQCEELAGQLKDTNKRHEEIISVYRTHLLNAAQGYMDEDIHFALHWILKMQKELVY; this is translated from the exons GTTCCATCTTGCGGCTTCCAAGGGCCTTGTGGACTGTATGAGCGTGATTATATCTCACAAAGTGGAGATAAATGCCAAAACAGATGACG GCTGCACTGCACTACATTTGGCCTCAAGTAATTGCCACCCGGAATGTGTGAAGCTTCTCCTGCAG CGCGGAGCCCATGAAGATTCCATAGATTTCCACAGCCGTACGCCATTACACTGTGCTG CCACGTCGGGCTGTGTTTCCAGCGTGCTACTCCTATGCAACGCAGAGGACACCATCTTGGATGCGGTGGATGAT GACGGACGGACGCCGCTTATGATCGCTGCACTACGCAACCATCCGACTGTTTGCTCCTTGCTGCTGGACCGCGGCGCAGAGTTGGATCACGCTGACCGGGAGAAGAA GACCGCTCTGATCCTGGCCTGTGAGAAAGATAACATCCAGGCCGCAGAAACATTGATCACGAAGGGAGCCGACCCCAGGCTCAAAGACAGTAAAGGCTACGACCCCCTCTATTACGCCAATCTATCCAGGGACGGAGCGCTCAAGAAACTCATCCAGACTGCACTGGACAGGAGGAAAAACG AACAGTCTGCTCGAAGTGCTGAAAACCTGTCCGCTTCCAAG CAGACTCCAAGCAAAGAACATGAGCTGGTCAACATATGGAAGAAAAGATACGATGAAGAGCAAAAACGGGGTGTATGGCTACAAGGCGAATTAATGATGAAGACCCAAGAACTTGAGACTCTATCAAATGAGAACAGCAGAATCCGAGAACTTGCCGGCACACTTGATGGTCTTCTAGATGACCAGACTGAGACACCGGGAGCTAAGGCAGAAGAATATCATATCTCAGACACCTGCAATCTCTTAACTCGAGTTCTCGAGCAGGTTAAATCCTTCCAAGATCGTCAAGCAGAAGAACGAAATCTTCAGGAAGATAAGATCAAAGCGCTCAATGACCGGACTACAGAGACCGAAAAGCTGGAAGAACGACACAGAGAGGAGATGAGACATCTCCAGGGTCAAGCCTCTGCAGCAAGAGAAAGGGAGGAGAGTGCACGGAGGAGAGTTACAGAGTTGGAAGGCCACCTGGAGAACATGAGGGAAGTAATGTCACAGTTCGAGAAGCGAAAGCGGATACAGAGTGCAGTGGTGGAAGATCTGCAGGAACAGATCTCAGAGGTGATGTGTGAAAAGGAAGAGTTGCTGGTGGTACTGCAAAAACTCCAGGGGAAGGAAGAAAAGGCCAAAACTGTCCACACAAAGAGACTTGATAACGGCCAATCCTTGCCAGACAACCATGTACTGAATGAGTTACTAAAAAAACTGAAAAGTGATTGCGTTAATGTAGAAATAAGACCAGGCAATGAAGTATCAAATAGAGGCTCTAGTTATGTGCCAAAAGAGGTCCTACAAAAAAATGTAGATTATTGGAAGACCACTATTCCTGCCATAGAGAACTATATCACTAATATTGAACGACCGAAAGACAATCTGGCCACTGCCACATCAGGGAATACTGACTCTGGTCTTGGCAACAGTCCCACAGGTAAGCAAAACAATGGACACATAACTATGAGGATGTCCACCAAAGCCAACCTTCCAGTGGAAGCCAATGTGCCTTGTTTACAGAATGACTTAACATATCATACTAAAAGTACTACGAATCAACTCAACAGCATACCGTCGCAGGTTAATGAGCAGGACAGTAGCTGTGCAAAAAATACAGAACCATCAAAGCAAGCAGAACTAGAAGCAGAGTTGTCATCTCTCAAGGTGACTCATGACAAACTCCTCACCCAAATGGACCTTGTTATTCAGGAGAAGCAGAATTTGGAAGAAGGACTCCTTGCACTACAAGAAAGTATGCAGTCGCAGTTTGTCATGAGGCAAGAAATGGAAATCCGATGCAAGGATTACAAACACCAAATCTCAGCCCTGTCGGATGAGCTGCTGGCAGAGCAGGAGAAACTCAAGAAGTTGAACATAAGGCTGGAGGCTCAGAAGGAAGAAATGGTCATGCTACAGGACAGTTTCCCTACGGAGATCATTAGAGAAGAAAGCAACAGGGTTGTGAAGACGTTCAGCTCTGATGTCTTGGAAGAGCTGTACTGGAACGTTGGAACTCTTGTAAGGAAATACAACGAACTGACACAGCAAGCTGCTGCTTTACAGAAAAAGAACCAAAAGCTTCTAGATTACCAGGTCCAGACGATATCAATGACCGAGCACAAAAATATCCTCAATGAAATAAAGAACGAGTTGCACACCAAGGTCAGGGAAACTGAGGATCTGAAACAGAGGCTGTTCCAAGTCATGGGAAGCATGGTCGAGCTCAAAGAGCAACTGGCTGCCCAGACTTCCAACAGCTTCTCTAGACAGGAAGTCGAAAACAGCTTGGCTGACCTGGAAAGGGTGGTTACAGCTCTAAAGGAAGAGAACGAGGAGTGCCAGCTGGCATTGGATGGGAAATGCAAAGAAATCCTAGTGCTAAAACAGCAACTCGAACAAGAGGCTGAAGAAAGACAGGCATTAAGGCACAAGGAAGCAAACGCAAAACAGGAGTTTGAGAGAGTCAGGCATGGTTTAGACATCCAACTTCAAGAATTACGAGAGGAAGTCCAGGAGCTGTCCGTGAAATATATGGAGACCTCAAAGGTAGCCGACAACTGCAAAGGAATGTTGGCATCTGAAAGGGATAAGGTCAAGTTTCTAGAGGAGAAAGTTTCCACGCTGACGAAGGAGGCAGAGCAGCTGAAGATAAAGTCCCAGAAATATGAACAAGAGAAGTGCCATCTCAGTGAGAAGTGTGACCACCTCTCCAGGACTTCACAGGAGAAACAGGAGAAG ATGGAGGAATCAATGAAGGAATTGGAGTCCCTGACAAAAGTGATCGACCAACACCAGAGACAATGTGAGGAGCTAGCTGGCCAACTCAAG GACACCAACAAGCGGCACGAGGAAATCATCTCCGTATACAGAACTCATCTGCTGAATGCAGCTcag GGATATATGGATGAAGATATCCATTTTGCCTTGCACTGGATTCTTAAGATGCAGAAGGAACTCGTTTACTGA
- the ANKRD35 gene encoding ankyrin repeat domain-containing protein 35 isoform X3, producing the protein MATRKKWQTLFVRQTYKPSAVDKWDKHDQKLLEAVEKGDAKKVTSLLSKKPIRATKTGPNGQSAFHLAASKGLVDCMSVIISHKVEINAKTDDGCTALHLASSNCHPECVKLLLQRGAHEDSIDFHSRTPLHCAATSGCVSSVLLLCNAEDTILDAVDDDGRTPLMIAALRNHPTVCSLLLDRGAELDHADREKKTALILACEKDNIQAAETLITKGADPRLKDSKGYDPLYYANLSRDGALKKLIQTALDRRKNEQSARSAENLSASKQTPSKEHELVNIWKKRYDEEQKRGVWLQGELMMKTQELETLSNENSRIRELAGTLDGLLDDQTETPGAKAEEYHISDTCNLLTRVLEQVKSFQDRQAEERNLQEDKIKALNDRTTETEKLEERHREEMRHLQGQASAAREREESARRRVTELEGHLENMREVMSQFEKRKRIQSAVVEDLQEQISEVMCEKEELLVVLQKLQGKEEKAKTVHTKRLDNGQSLPDNHVLNELLKKLKSDCVNVEIRPGNEVSNRGSSYVPKEVLQKNVDYWKTTIPAIENYITNIERPKDNLATATSGNTDSGLGNSPTGKQNNGHITMRMSTKANLPVEANVPCLQNDLTYHTKSTTNQLNSIPSQVNEQDSSCAKNTEPSKQAELEAELSSLKVTHDKLLTQMDLVIQEKQNLEEGLLALQESMQSQFVMRQEMEIRCKDYKHQISALSDELLAEQEKLKKLNIRLEAQKEEMVMLQDSFPTEIIREESNRVVKTFSSDVLEELYWNVGTLVRKYNELTQQAAALQKKNQKLLDYQVQTISMTEHKNILNEIKNELHTKVRETEDLKQRLFQVMGSMVELKEQLAAQTSNSFSRQEVENSLADLERVVTALKEENEECQLALDGKCKEILVLKQQLEQEAEERQALRHKEANAKQEFERVRHGLDIQLQELREEVQELSVKYMETSKVADNCKGMLASERDKVKFLEEKVSTLTKEAEQLKIKSQKYEQEKCHLSEKCDHLSRTSQEKQEKMEESMKELESLTKVIDQHQRQCEELAGQLKDTNKRHEEIISVYRTHLLNAAQGYMDEDIHFALHWILKMQKELVY; encoded by the exons GTTCCATCTTGCGGCTTCCAAGGGCCTTGTGGACTGTATGAGCGTGATTATATCTCACAAAGTGGAGATAAATGCCAAAACAGATGACG GCTGCACTGCACTACATTTGGCCTCAAGTAATTGCCACCCGGAATGTGTGAAGCTTCTCCTGCAG CGCGGAGCCCATGAAGATTCCATAGATTTCCACAGCCGTACGCCATTACACTGTGCTG CCACGTCGGGCTGTGTTTCCAGCGTGCTACTCCTATGCAACGCAGAGGACACCATCTTGGATGCGGTGGATGAT GACGGACGGACGCCGCTTATGATCGCTGCACTACGCAACCATCCGACTGTTTGCTCCTTGCTGCTGGACCGCGGCGCAGAGTTGGATCACGCTGACCGGGAGAAGAA GACCGCTCTGATCCTGGCCTGTGAGAAAGATAACATCCAGGCCGCAGAAACATTGATCACGAAGGGAGCCGACCCCAGGCTCAAAGACAGTAAAGGCTACGACCCCCTCTATTACGCCAATCTATCCAGGGACGGAGCGCTCAAGAAACTCATCCAGACTGCACTGGACAGGAGGAAAAACG AACAGTCTGCTCGAAGTGCTGAAAACCTGTCCGCTTCCAAG CAGACTCCAAGCAAAGAACATGAGCTGGTCAACATATGGAAGAAAAGATACGATGAAGAGCAAAAACGGGGTGTATGGCTACAAGGCGAATTAATGATGAAGACCCAAGAACTTGAGACTCTATCAAATGAGAACAGCAGAATCCGAGAACTTGCCGGCACACTTGATGGTCTTCTAGATGACCAGACTGAGACACCGGGAGCTAAGGCAGAAGAATATCATATCTCAGACACCTGCAATCTCTTAACTCGAGTTCTCGAGCAGGTTAAATCCTTCCAAGATCGTCAAGCAGAAGAACGAAATCTTCAGGAAGATAAGATCAAAGCGCTCAATGACCGGACTACAGAGACCGAAAAGCTGGAAGAACGACACAGAGAGGAGATGAGACATCTCCAGGGTCAAGCCTCTGCAGCAAGAGAAAGGGAGGAGAGTGCACGGAGGAGAGTTACAGAGTTGGAAGGCCACCTGGAGAACATGAGGGAAGTAATGTCACAGTTCGAGAAGCGAAAGCGGATACAGAGTGCAGTGGTGGAAGATCTGCAGGAACAGATCTCAGAGGTGATGTGTGAAAAGGAAGAGTTGCTGGTGGTACTGCAAAAACTCCAGGGGAAGGAAGAAAAGGCCAAAACTGTCCACACAAAGAGACTTGATAACGGCCAATCCTTGCCAGACAACCATGTACTGAATGAGTTACTAAAAAAACTGAAAAGTGATTGCGTTAATGTAGAAATAAGACCAGGCAATGAAGTATCAAATAGAGGCTCTAGTTATGTGCCAAAAGAGGTCCTACAAAAAAATGTAGATTATTGGAAGACCACTATTCCTGCCATAGAGAACTATATCACTAATATTGAACGACCGAAAGACAATCTGGCCACTGCCACATCAGGGAATACTGACTCTGGTCTTGGCAACAGTCCCACAGGTAAGCAAAACAATGGACACATAACTATGAGGATGTCCACCAAAGCCAACCTTCCAGTGGAAGCCAATGTGCCTTGTTTACAGAATGACTTAACATATCATACTAAAAGTACTACGAATCAACTCAACAGCATACCGTCGCAGGTTAATGAGCAGGACAGTAGCTGTGCAAAAAATACAGAACCATCAAAGCAAGCAGAACTAGAAGCAGAGTTGTCATCTCTCAAGGTGACTCATGACAAACTCCTCACCCAAATGGACCTTGTTATTCAGGAGAAGCAGAATTTGGAAGAAGGACTCCTTGCACTACAAGAAAGTATGCAGTCGCAGTTTGTCATGAGGCAAGAAATGGAAATCCGATGCAAGGATTACAAACACCAAATCTCAGCCCTGTCGGATGAGCTGCTGGCAGAGCAGGAGAAACTCAAGAAGTTGAACATAAGGCTGGAGGCTCAGAAGGAAGAAATGGTCATGCTACAGGACAGTTTCCCTACGGAGATCATTAGAGAAGAAAGCAACAGGGTTGTGAAGACGTTCAGCTCTGATGTCTTGGAAGAGCTGTACTGGAACGTTGGAACTCTTGTAAGGAAATACAACGAACTGACACAGCAAGCTGCTGCTTTACAGAAAAAGAACCAAAAGCTTCTAGATTACCAGGTCCAGACGATATCAATGACCGAGCACAAAAATATCCTCAATGAAATAAAGAACGAGTTGCACACCAAGGTCAGGGAAACTGAGGATCTGAAACAGAGGCTGTTCCAAGTCATGGGAAGCATGGTCGAGCTCAAAGAGCAACTGGCTGCCCAGACTTCCAACAGCTTCTCTAGACAGGAAGTCGAAAACAGCTTGGCTGACCTGGAAAGGGTGGTTACAGCTCTAAAGGAAGAGAACGAGGAGTGCCAGCTGGCATTGGATGGGAAATGCAAAGAAATCCTAGTGCTAAAACAGCAACTCGAACAAGAGGCTGAAGAAAGACAGGCATTAAGGCACAAGGAAGCAAACGCAAAACAGGAGTTTGAGAGAGTCAGGCATGGTTTAGACATCCAACTTCAAGAATTACGAGAGGAAGTCCAGGAGCTGTCCGTGAAATATATGGAGACCTCAAAGGTAGCCGACAACTGCAAAGGAATGTTGGCATCTGAAAGGGATAAGGTCAAGTTTCTAGAGGAGAAAGTTTCCACGCTGACGAAGGAGGCAGAGCAGCTGAAGATAAAGTCCCAGAAATATGAACAAGAGAAGTGCCATCTCAGTGAGAAGTGTGACCACCTCTCCAGGACTTCACAGGAGAAACAGGAGAAG ATGGAGGAATCAATGAAGGAATTGGAGTCCCTGACAAAAGTGATCGACCAACACCAGAGACAATGTGAGGAGCTAGCTGGCCAACTCAAG GACACCAACAAGCGGCACGAGGAAATCATCTCCGTATACAGAACTCATCTGCTGAATGCAGCTcag GGATATATGGATGAAGATATCCATTTTGCCTTGCACTGGATTCTTAAGATGCAGAAGGAACTCGTTTACTGA
- the ANKRD35 gene encoding ankyrin repeat domain-containing protein 35 isoform X1: MPSGSNFSYRVCCVCGTEPSISALDQRLAARQKRQEPYHEVDKWDKHDQKLLEAVEKGDAKKVTSLLSKKPIRATKTGPNGQSAFHLAASKGLVDCMSVIISHKVEINAKTDDGCTALHLASSNCHPECVKLLLQRGAHEDSIDFHSRTPLHCAATSGCVSSVLLLCNAEDTILDAVDDDGRTPLMIAALRNHPTVCSLLLDRGAELDHADREKKTALILACEKDNIQAAETLITKGADPRLKDSKGYDPLYYANLSRDGALKKLIQTALDRRKNEQSARSAENLSASKQTPSKEHELVNIWKKRYDEEQKRGVWLQGELMMKTQELETLSNENSRIRELAGTLDGLLDDQTETPGAKAEEYHISDTCNLLTRVLEQVKSFQDRQAEERNLQEDKIKALNDRTTETEKLEERHREEMRHLQGQASAAREREESARRRVTELEGHLENMREVMSQFEKRKRIQSAVVEDLQEQISEVMCEKEELLVVLQKLQGKEEKAKTVHTKRLDNGQSLPDNHVLNELLKKLKSDCVNVEIRPGNEVSNRGSSYVPKEVLQKNVDYWKTTIPAIENYITNIERPKDNLATATSGNTDSGLGNSPTGKQNNGHITMRMSTKANLPVEANVPCLQNDLTYHTKSTTNQLNSIPSQVNEQDSSCAKNTEPSKQAELEAELSSLKVTHDKLLTQMDLVIQEKQNLEEGLLALQESMQSQFVMRQEMEIRCKDYKHQISALSDELLAEQEKLKKLNIRLEAQKEEMVMLQDSFPTEIIREESNRVVKTFSSDVLEELYWNVGTLVRKYNELTQQAAALQKKNQKLLDYQVQTISMTEHKNILNEIKNELHTKVRETEDLKQRLFQVMGSMVELKEQLAAQTSNSFSRQEVENSLADLERVVTALKEENEECQLALDGKCKEILVLKQQLEQEAEERQALRHKEANAKQEFERVRHGLDIQLQELREEVQELSVKYMETSKVADNCKGMLASERDKVKFLEEKVSTLTKEAEQLKIKSQKYEQEKCHLSEKCDHLSRTSQEKQEKMEESMKELESLTKVIDQHQRQCEELAGQLKDTNKRHEEIISVYRTHLLNAAQGYMDEDIHFALHWILKMQKELVY, from the exons GTTCCATCTTGCGGCTTCCAAGGGCCTTGTGGACTGTATGAGCGTGATTATATCTCACAAAGTGGAGATAAATGCCAAAACAGATGACG GCTGCACTGCACTACATTTGGCCTCAAGTAATTGCCACCCGGAATGTGTGAAGCTTCTCCTGCAG CGCGGAGCCCATGAAGATTCCATAGATTTCCACAGCCGTACGCCATTACACTGTGCTG CCACGTCGGGCTGTGTTTCCAGCGTGCTACTCCTATGCAACGCAGAGGACACCATCTTGGATGCGGTGGATGAT GACGGACGGACGCCGCTTATGATCGCTGCACTACGCAACCATCCGACTGTTTGCTCCTTGCTGCTGGACCGCGGCGCAGAGTTGGATCACGCTGACCGGGAGAAGAA GACCGCTCTGATCCTGGCCTGTGAGAAAGATAACATCCAGGCCGCAGAAACATTGATCACGAAGGGAGCCGACCCCAGGCTCAAAGACAGTAAAGGCTACGACCCCCTCTATTACGCCAATCTATCCAGGGACGGAGCGCTCAAGAAACTCATCCAGACTGCACTGGACAGGAGGAAAAACG AACAGTCTGCTCGAAGTGCTGAAAACCTGTCCGCTTCCAAG CAGACTCCAAGCAAAGAACATGAGCTGGTCAACATATGGAAGAAAAGATACGATGAAGAGCAAAAACGGGGTGTATGGCTACAAGGCGAATTAATGATGAAGACCCAAGAACTTGAGACTCTATCAAATGAGAACAGCAGAATCCGAGAACTTGCCGGCACACTTGATGGTCTTCTAGATGACCAGACTGAGACACCGGGAGCTAAGGCAGAAGAATATCATATCTCAGACACCTGCAATCTCTTAACTCGAGTTCTCGAGCAGGTTAAATCCTTCCAAGATCGTCAAGCAGAAGAACGAAATCTTCAGGAAGATAAGATCAAAGCGCTCAATGACCGGACTACAGAGACCGAAAAGCTGGAAGAACGACACAGAGAGGAGATGAGACATCTCCAGGGTCAAGCCTCTGCAGCAAGAGAAAGGGAGGAGAGTGCACGGAGGAGAGTTACAGAGTTGGAAGGCCACCTGGAGAACATGAGGGAAGTAATGTCACAGTTCGAGAAGCGAAAGCGGATACAGAGTGCAGTGGTGGAAGATCTGCAGGAACAGATCTCAGAGGTGATGTGTGAAAAGGAAGAGTTGCTGGTGGTACTGCAAAAACTCCAGGGGAAGGAAGAAAAGGCCAAAACTGTCCACACAAAGAGACTTGATAACGGCCAATCCTTGCCAGACAACCATGTACTGAATGAGTTACTAAAAAAACTGAAAAGTGATTGCGTTAATGTAGAAATAAGACCAGGCAATGAAGTATCAAATAGAGGCTCTAGTTATGTGCCAAAAGAGGTCCTACAAAAAAATGTAGATTATTGGAAGACCACTATTCCTGCCATAGAGAACTATATCACTAATATTGAACGACCGAAAGACAATCTGGCCACTGCCACATCAGGGAATACTGACTCTGGTCTTGGCAACAGTCCCACAGGTAAGCAAAACAATGGACACATAACTATGAGGATGTCCACCAAAGCCAACCTTCCAGTGGAAGCCAATGTGCCTTGTTTACAGAATGACTTAACATATCATACTAAAAGTACTACGAATCAACTCAACAGCATACCGTCGCAGGTTAATGAGCAGGACAGTAGCTGTGCAAAAAATACAGAACCATCAAAGCAAGCAGAACTAGAAGCAGAGTTGTCATCTCTCAAGGTGACTCATGACAAACTCCTCACCCAAATGGACCTTGTTATTCAGGAGAAGCAGAATTTGGAAGAAGGACTCCTTGCACTACAAGAAAGTATGCAGTCGCAGTTTGTCATGAGGCAAGAAATGGAAATCCGATGCAAGGATTACAAACACCAAATCTCAGCCCTGTCGGATGAGCTGCTGGCAGAGCAGGAGAAACTCAAGAAGTTGAACATAAGGCTGGAGGCTCAGAAGGAAGAAATGGTCATGCTACAGGACAGTTTCCCTACGGAGATCATTAGAGAAGAAAGCAACAGGGTTGTGAAGACGTTCAGCTCTGATGTCTTGGAAGAGCTGTACTGGAACGTTGGAACTCTTGTAAGGAAATACAACGAACTGACACAGCAAGCTGCTGCTTTACAGAAAAAGAACCAAAAGCTTCTAGATTACCAGGTCCAGACGATATCAATGACCGAGCACAAAAATATCCTCAATGAAATAAAGAACGAGTTGCACACCAAGGTCAGGGAAACTGAGGATCTGAAACAGAGGCTGTTCCAAGTCATGGGAAGCATGGTCGAGCTCAAAGAGCAACTGGCTGCCCAGACTTCCAACAGCTTCTCTAGACAGGAAGTCGAAAACAGCTTGGCTGACCTGGAAAGGGTGGTTACAGCTCTAAAGGAAGAGAACGAGGAGTGCCAGCTGGCATTGGATGGGAAATGCAAAGAAATCCTAGTGCTAAAACAGCAACTCGAACAAGAGGCTGAAGAAAGACAGGCATTAAGGCACAAGGAAGCAAACGCAAAACAGGAGTTTGAGAGAGTCAGGCATGGTTTAGACATCCAACTTCAAGAATTACGAGAGGAAGTCCAGGAGCTGTCCGTGAAATATATGGAGACCTCAAAGGTAGCCGACAACTGCAAAGGAATGTTGGCATCTGAAAGGGATAAGGTCAAGTTTCTAGAGGAGAAAGTTTCCACGCTGACGAAGGAGGCAGAGCAGCTGAAGATAAAGTCCCAGAAATATGAACAAGAGAAGTGCCATCTCAGTGAGAAGTGTGACCACCTCTCCAGGACTTCACAGGAGAAACAGGAGAAG ATGGAGGAATCAATGAAGGAATTGGAGTCCCTGACAAAAGTGATCGACCAACACCAGAGACAATGTGAGGAGCTAGCTGGCCAACTCAAG GACACCAACAAGCGGCACGAGGAAATCATCTCCGTATACAGAACTCATCTGCTGAATGCAGCTcag GGATATATGGATGAAGATATCCATTTTGCCTTGCACTGGATTCTTAAGATGCAGAAGGAACTCGTTTACTGA